In the Pontibacillus yanchengensis genome, one interval contains:
- the dnaB gene encoding replicative DNA helicase has translation MSDFMNDRTPPHNIEAEQAVLGAIFLEPQSIATATEVLMPDDFYRASHQRIYEAMVNLSEKGEPIDLVTVTTALSNMKTLDEIGGVSYLSDLANSVPTAANIEYYTKIVEEKSILRRLIKTATNIVASGFSDEGEVETVLNDAEKSILEVAQRKDSGRFKNIKDVLIEVYDNIEQLHHHDEEVTGVPTGFRDLDGMTSGFQRNDLIIIAARPSVGKTAFALNIAQNVATHTGENVAIFSLEMGAEQLVMRMLCAEGNINAQSLRTGHLETEDWGKLTMAMGSLSNAGIFIDDTPGIRVNEIRSKCRRLKQEHGLGMILIDYLQLIQGDGSSKENRQQEVSEISRALKGLARELSVPLIALSQLSRGVESRQDKRPMMSDIRESGSIEQDADIVGFLYRDDYYEQDSERQNIIEIILAKQRNGPVGTVELAFVKEYNKFVDLDHRYDESDIPPA, from the coding sequence TTGAGCGACTTTATGAACGATCGAACACCGCCTCATAATATTGAAGCCGAGCAGGCGGTGCTCGGTGCTATTTTTTTAGAACCTCAATCAATCGCTACAGCTACAGAAGTTCTAATGCCTGATGACTTCTATAGAGCAAGTCATCAACGGATTTACGAAGCTATGGTGAACTTATCAGAAAAAGGAGAACCTATTGATCTTGTAACGGTCACAACGGCACTTTCAAATATGAAAACGTTGGATGAGATTGGTGGAGTCTCTTATTTAAGTGATTTAGCGAACTCGGTTCCTACGGCTGCTAATATTGAATATTACACAAAGATCGTAGAAGAGAAGTCTATACTAAGGCGTCTAATCAAAACAGCCACGAATATAGTGGCTAGCGGGTTTTCTGATGAGGGTGAAGTAGAAACTGTATTAAATGATGCTGAGAAATCGATTTTAGAGGTAGCTCAACGTAAGGACTCTGGTCGTTTTAAAAACATTAAAGACGTTTTAATCGAAGTTTATGATAACATCGAACAATTACACCACCATGACGAAGAGGTAACAGGTGTTCCGACAGGATTTAGGGATCTAGATGGTATGACGTCAGGATTCCAACGAAATGACCTTATTATCATTGCTGCCCGTCCTTCAGTGGGGAAAACGGCATTTGCGTTAAACATTGCTCAAAACGTAGCAACCCATACTGGTGAAAACGTAGCCATCTTCTCCTTGGAGATGGGAGCAGAGCAACTCGTCATGCGTATGCTTTGTGCTGAGGGTAATATTAATGCCCAAAGTCTTCGTACTGGGCATTTAGAAACAGAGGACTGGGGAAAGCTGACCATGGCAATGGGAAGCTTGTCTAATGCAGGAATCTTCATTGATGATACTCCAGGAATTAGAGTGAATGAGATTCGGTCTAAGTGTCGCAGACTGAAGCAAGAGCATGGTCTTGGAATGATATTAATCGACTATTTGCAACTCATTCAAGGTGATGGAAGCTCTAAAGAAAACAGACAACAAGAGGTTTCTGAGATTTCCAGAGCTTTAAAAGGACTAGCACGTGAACTAAGTGTTCCACTGATAGCTCTTTCTCAGCTATCTCGTGGTGTAGAAAGCCGTCAGGATAAGCGACCAATGATGTCAGATATCCGTGAATCTGGAAGTATCGAGCAGGACGCCGATATTGTAGGTTTCCTATATCGTGATGACTATTATGAGCAAGATTCAGAACGACAGAATATTATTGAAATTATTCTGGCAAAACAACGTAACGGTCCAGTAGGGACAGTTGAGCTTGCCTTTGTAAAAGAGTACAACAAATTCGTGGACTTAGACCATCGCTATGATGAAAGTGATATTCCACCCGCTTAG
- a CDS encoding M23 family metallopeptidase codes for MWMKKQKSPDTSADTRKPTQSSLWKKVVLTTLLGMGITMGSVYAQNFESQIPTVYHVYVDGEHIGTVDDQKLVKSYINEQVQKAEGKYEDLDLTIGEDVSYVPEKMFRPSFDNNGVMSSLDDELSIMVDATKLEVDGEAVGYTENQQEAEEAIKKLKAKYVPESILKKLEDPTYLKEKDLKNGDSTILDVKLSGKVSYSSQKVKPTKVLTTDELVDLLRKGTKQDKIHTVEKGEVLSEIASDYNLSTQDILELNDNLSENDVVSVGQEINVTDYQSYLDVIVVEEQKEESTIEFETEVKESDDMYKGEQNVKQEGHDGTKETQYKITKKNGEVVREEVLSETVTKESQKKIIIKGTKVIPSRGTGNFVWPTVGGVITSKQGWRWGSHHKGIDIAGVSDRTIKASDNGEVVEAGRDGGYGNKVVINHNNGYKTIYAHMSSIKVNVGQTVRKGQAIGVMGSTGHSTGTHLHFEVYKNGSLQNPLTYVGK; via the coding sequence ATGTGGATGAAGAAACAGAAAAGTCCAGACACATCAGCTGATACCAGAAAACCCACTCAAAGCTCCCTTTGGAAAAAGGTAGTATTGACGACTTTATTGGGAATGGGAATTACTATGGGCTCCGTGTACGCCCAAAATTTTGAAAGTCAAATCCCTACTGTGTATCATGTTTATGTCGATGGAGAGCATATCGGAACTGTAGATGATCAAAAGCTAGTTAAATCCTATATTAATGAACAGGTACAAAAAGCTGAAGGAAAGTATGAAGACTTGGACCTAACAATTGGAGAAGACGTTTCCTATGTACCTGAAAAAATGTTTAGACCATCGTTTGATAATAATGGTGTTATGAGCTCATTGGATGATGAACTATCCATAATGGTTGATGCTACTAAATTGGAAGTTGATGGCGAGGCTGTTGGATATACCGAAAATCAACAAGAGGCTGAGGAAGCAATCAAGAAGTTAAAAGCTAAATATGTACCTGAAAGCATTCTTAAAAAGCTAGAAGATCCTACATATCTAAAAGAAAAGGATTTGAAAAATGGGGATTCTACTATATTAGACGTAAAGCTTTCAGGCAAGGTTTCATATTCTAGTCAAAAAGTTAAGCCGACAAAAGTCCTAACCACAGATGAACTTGTAGATTTACTACGAAAAGGAACAAAACAAGATAAGATCCATACTGTGGAAAAGGGAGAAGTGCTAAGTGAAATAGCAAGTGACTACAATTTATCTACCCAAGATATTTTAGAATTAAACGATAATTTAAGTGAAAATGATGTCGTAAGTGTAGGGCAAGAAATAAATGTCACAGATTATCAATCTTACCTTGATGTTATCGTTGTAGAGGAACAGAAAGAAGAGAGTACAATAGAGTTCGAAACAGAAGTGAAAGAATCAGATGATATGTATAAAGGCGAACAAAACGTAAAGCAAGAAGGTCATGATGGAACGAAAGAAACCCAATATAAGATTACCAAAAAAAATGGTGAAGTTGTTCGTGAAGAAGTGTTAAGTGAGACGGTTACGAAAGAATCTCAAAAGAAAATCATTATCAAAGGTACGAAAGTAATTCCATCTCGTGGAACTGGAAATTTTGTCTGGCCTACGGTTGGTGGAGTCATCACTAGTAAACAAGGATGGAGATGGGGATCTCATCACAAAGGTATTGATATTGCAGGTGTGAGTGATCGTACCATAAAAGCATCTGATAATGGTGAAGTCGTTGAAGCTGGTAGAGATGGTGGGTATGGGAATAAAGTGGTCATCAATCACAATAATGGCTATAAAACCATTTATGCTCATATGTCTTCTATTAAAGTAAACGTGGGTCAAACCGTTCGGAAAGGCCAAGCTATCGGTGTAATGGGTTCTACAGGACATTCAACAGGAACTCACTTACATTTTGAAGTGTACAAAAATGGAAGTTTACAAAATCCATTAACATACGTAGGTAAATAA
- a CDS encoding MBL fold metallo-hydrolase, with the protein MSLHFSVLASGSTGNAFYVGTENQKLLVDAGLSGKQMERLLSEVQIDPNELDGILVTHEHSDHIKGLGIMARRYHLPIYANEKTWRAMEGYIGKVSLDQKFDFPMSSVQTFGDLDIESFGVSHDAAEPMFFVFRNGGKKVALVTDLGYVSERIKKTVENADAFIFESNHDVEMLRMGRYPWNIKRRILGDKGHVSNEDCAIALTDIIGNDTKRIYLAHLSQDNNMKDLARMSVQNMLKDRGVPIGESIHLYDTDPTSATPIYTP; encoded by the coding sequence ATGAGTTTGCATTTTAGCGTGTTAGCATCAGGAAGTACAGGAAATGCCTTTTATGTAGGTACGGAAAATCAAAAGTTGTTAGTGGATGCGGGCTTATCAGGTAAACAAATGGAACGACTGCTATCAGAGGTACAAATCGATCCTAATGAGCTAGATGGCATCTTAGTCACACATGAACACAGCGATCACATAAAAGGCCTTGGAATCATGGCACGCAGATATCATTTGCCGATTTATGCAAATGAAAAAACGTGGAGGGCTATGGAGGGCTATATAGGGAAGGTTTCATTGGATCAGAAATTTGATTTCCCGATGTCCTCGGTACAAACATTTGGAGATTTGGATATTGAATCATTTGGGGTATCTCATGACGCTGCTGAGCCGATGTTTTTTGTGTTTAGAAATGGAGGCAAAAAAGTAGCCCTAGTAACGGACTTAGGCTATGTTTCTGAACGTATTAAGAAGACTGTGGAAAATGCGGATGCATTTATTTTTGAATCCAATCATGACGTTGAAATGCTTCGTATGGGCCGATACCCATGGAACATCAAACGTAGAATTTTAGGAGATAAAGGTCATGTCTCCAATGAGGATTGTGCAATTGCCCTTACAGATATTATTGGAAATGATACAAAGCGTATTTATTTAGCCCATTTAAGTCAAGATAATAACATGAAAGATCTGGCTAGAATGTCTGTACAGAATATGTTAAAGGATAGAGGTGTACCGATTGGGGAATCGATTCATTTATATGACACAGACCCAACTTCAGCTACACCCATCTATACGCCTTAA
- a CDS encoding adenylosuccinate synthase yields the protein MSSVVVVGTQWGDEGKGKITDFLSQQANVVARYQGGDNAGHTIQFEGETYKLHLIPSGIFYDDKQCVMGNGMVINPKALLKELTYLHDRNISTDNLRISNRAQVILPYHIKLDELQEAQKGEQKIGTTKKGIGPAYMDKAARVGIRIADLLDADTFREKLQQNVAEKNLYFKHIYNDEAMSADEIFEEYYQYGQQLAKYVCDASKVLNDAIDADKPVLFEGAQGVMLDIDQGTYPFVTSSNPTAGGVTVGAGVGPTKIHQVMGVSKAYTTRVGDGPFPTELHGEVGNQIREVGREYGTTTGRPRRVGWFDTVVVRHARRVSGITALSLNSIDVLTGIETLKICTAYMYNGEVLEEFPANLNELAQCEPVYEEMPGWTEDITNVRKFEDLPENAQHYVKRVSELTGIPLAVFSVGPDRSQTNVMIDIYQS from the coding sequence ATGTCTTCAGTAGTTGTGGTTGGAACGCAATGGGGAGATGAAGGAAAAGGTAAGATTACAGATTTTTTATCACAACAGGCTAATGTCGTGGCTCGTTACCAGGGTGGAGACAATGCCGGTCATACAATCCAGTTCGAAGGAGAAACGTATAAACTACATTTAATTCCTTCTGGGATTTTTTATGATGATAAGCAATGTGTGATGGGGAATGGGATGGTTATCAATCCCAAAGCACTTTTAAAAGAGCTTACCTACTTACATGATCGAAATATATCAACAGATAACTTGCGCATCAGTAACCGTGCTCAAGTCATCTTGCCATATCATATCAAATTAGATGAACTACAAGAGGCACAAAAAGGTGAACAAAAGATTGGAACAACAAAAAAGGGTATTGGCCCTGCTTATATGGATAAAGCAGCTCGTGTCGGCATTCGTATTGCTGATTTACTAGATGCTGATACGTTCCGTGAGAAATTACAACAGAATGTAGCAGAAAAAAATCTATATTTTAAACATATATATAATGATGAAGCAATGTCTGCTGATGAAATTTTCGAAGAATACTATCAATATGGTCAACAACTTGCAAAATATGTTTGTGATGCATCGAAAGTGTTAAATGACGCTATTGATGCTGATAAGCCTGTTTTATTTGAAGGAGCCCAGGGAGTAATGCTTGATATTGACCAGGGTACGTATCCTTTTGTAACATCTTCAAACCCAACGGCTGGAGGCGTAACAGTTGGTGCAGGTGTAGGACCAACAAAAATTCATCAGGTAATGGGTGTGTCTAAAGCCTACACGACCCGTGTGGGAGATGGCCCATTCCCTACTGAACTACATGGTGAGGTTGGAAATCAAATACGTGAAGTAGGCCGTGAATATGGCACAACAACAGGTCGCCCGCGTCGGGTAGGTTGGTTTGATACGGTAGTTGTTCGACATGCACGCCGTGTTAGTGGCATCACAGCGTTATCCTTAAATTCAATTGATGTTCTAACAGGAATTGAAACACTAAAAATCTGTACGGCTTATATGTACAATGGTGAGGTTCTGGAAGAGTTTCCAGCTAATTTGAATGAGTTAGCACAATGTGAACCCGTTTATGAAGAAATGCCAGGGTGGACAGAGGATATTACAAACGTTCGTAAATTTGAGGATCTACCAGAGAATGCTCAACATTACGTGAAACGAGTATCTGAATTAACAGGAATTCCACTTGCAGTTTTTTCTGTTGGACCCGACCGATCCCAAACCAATGTGATGATTGATATTTATCAATCCTAG
- a CDS encoding YycH family regulatory protein, which produces MTVEHIKTIVLSSLIATSLLLTVAIWNYQPNLDELGDENFIDAATKINGQQKTMKEIVEPKQLIFHENNRTFSLSSRTASLDLFEEMRTWPMTDFETLSSNQLERESKVEVIFPTAVPLNVLANTLSINEEEELPEYNVNRMFIEISNNQSSTSVYFVTDGEDQVIRAVIRRNFDVYKSLDQYLVNSYDHVDYLTIDEKRDNPIYIPEGEVTLPVYTYTTTPISVSPLINVLFNDPNMVRPNSSTFGQSYYTDSTRQLRINQDQKYMRFVNPSISNIDSLPRQEVLKQSLDFVNDHNGWTDNYKLFNINDSGSTIDYRIFKKGYPVFDDNNLSLIQQTWAEQELYAYNRAMVQFATLIESESQQVTLASGSDVLDYLNKSMNQFPLLIEDIAIGYKMEETNKVSLVLTLKPVWYIKTVGGDWKPLSEEGFNDQGGVQ; this is translated from the coding sequence ATGACGGTGGAACATATTAAAACAATAGTGTTAAGTTCGCTCATCGCTACGAGTCTGCTACTGACTGTCGCTATTTGGAACTATCAGCCTAATTTAGACGAGCTTGGTGATGAAAATTTTATAGATGCTGCAACGAAGATTAATGGTCAACAGAAAACGATGAAAGAGATTGTGGAGCCGAAGCAGCTGATTTTCCATGAAAACAATCGTACTTTCTCTCTTTCATCCAGAACTGCCTCACTAGATTTATTCGAGGAAATGCGCACATGGCCTATGACAGACTTTGAAACGTTATCGAGTAATCAATTGGAACGGGAATCGAAAGTTGAGGTGATTTTTCCGACTGCTGTTCCATTAAACGTGTTAGCTAACACCTTATCCATCAATGAGGAAGAGGAGCTTCCTGAATATAATGTGAATCGTATGTTTATCGAGATATCAAATAACCAGTCTTCCACCTCTGTTTACTTTGTAACAGATGGAGAAGATCAAGTGATACGAGCTGTCATTCGACGAAATTTCGATGTGTATAAATCTTTGGATCAATATTTAGTGAATTCCTATGACCATGTCGATTATTTAACCATTGATGAGAAACGGGACAATCCTATTTATATCCCTGAGGGAGAAGTGACGTTACCCGTTTACACGTATACGACTACACCTATTAGCGTATCTCCATTAATCAATGTGTTATTTAATGACCCGAATATGGTTCGGCCCAACTCTTCAACATTTGGTCAATCGTATTATACGGATTCCACTAGGCAGTTACGTATTAATCAAGACCAAAAATATATGCGCTTTGTAAATCCATCCATATCAAATATAGACTCCCTTCCGCGTCAGGAAGTTCTAAAACAGAGCCTTGATTTTGTTAATGACCATAATGGATGGACGGATAATTACAAGCTATTTAACATTAACGATAGTGGCAGTACGATAGATTATCGAATCTTTAAGAAAGGCTATCCGGTGTTTGATGACAATAACCTGAGCCTGATTCAACAGACATGGGCAGAGCAAGAACTCTATGCCTACAATCGAGCAATGGTTCAATTTGCGACACTGATCGAAAGCGAGTCTCAACAAGTCACCCTTGCTTCAGGATCGGATGTGCTCGATTATTTGAATAAATCGATGAACCAATTTCCCCTTCTCATAGAGGACATTGCAATTGGATATAAAATGGAGGAAACCAATAAAGTCTCCCTCGTTTTGACACTAAAACCCGTCTGGTATATTAAAACAGTCGGAGGAGACTGGAAGCCGTTGAGTGAGGAAGGATTCAATGATCAAGGAGGCGTTCAATAA
- the yycF gene encoding response regulator YycF produces MNFKILVVDDEKPIADILKFNLEKEGYQVVCAYDGDEAIELAYQEQPDLILLDIMLPNKDGMEVCREIRKNHNMPIIMLTAKDSEIDKVLGLELGADDYVTKPFNNRELIARVKANLRRHQNEPEDQSKASNDIRIGKLVIHPDAYTVTRDGEQIELTHREFELLHYLARSIGQVMTREHLLETVWGYDYYGDVRTVDVTVRRLREKIEENPSTPMWIVTRRGVGYYLRNPEQE; encoded by the coding sequence ATGAATTTTAAAATTTTAGTCGTAGATGATGAAAAACCTATAGCAGATATATTAAAATTTAACTTGGAAAAAGAAGGATATCAAGTTGTTTGTGCCTATGATGGAGATGAAGCAATCGAGCTTGCTTATCAGGAGCAACCAGATCTTATCCTTCTAGACATTATGCTTCCGAATAAGGATGGCATGGAAGTATGCCGTGAAATTCGTAAAAACCACAATATGCCGATAATTATGCTGACCGCTAAAGATTCAGAAATTGATAAGGTGCTAGGTTTGGAACTTGGGGCAGATGATTATGTCACCAAACCGTTTAATAACCGTGAGCTTATCGCTCGAGTGAAAGCAAATTTGAGAAGGCATCAAAATGAGCCTGAAGACCAATCAAAAGCTAGTAATGATATCAGGATTGGAAAGCTTGTCATCCATCCAGATGCTTACACCGTAACAAGAGACGGTGAGCAGATTGAACTAACACACCGTGAGTTTGAATTGCTTCATTATTTAGCAAGAAGTATTGGACAGGTTATGACAAGGGAACATCTTTTAGAAACCGTATGGGGATATGATTACTACGGAGATGTACGTACCGTGGACGTTACGGTTAGAAGACTTCGTGAAAAAATTGAGGAGAACCCAAGTACGCCGATGTGGATTGTTACAAGAAGAGGAGTCGGCTATTATTTAAGGAATCCTGAACAGGAGTAA
- the walK gene encoding cell wall metabolism sensor histidine kinase WalK yields MKKVGFFQSIRLKLIITIILLLLFPIQIIGAYFSQQLEEQLFSNFKESIVKNTQYLNYQLEQAFAKERKEDGPTLQEDIQSILSELNFPEEITELQVINNKSRVIGTNNPLDQSIVGKRSTQARVNRTLLIGRADENVVFNKDTGDRTLVMTFPIFQQNNLEQKENIVGVIYLEATLEGVYEQLQDINQIFANGTFLGISISALLGIVIARTITKPITEMRKQAKIMGTGDFSQKVNVYGRDEIGQLAMSFNELNDKLKLSQATTEGERRKLSSVLANMTEGVIATDHRGTIILMNEPASRLIGKSFEKVQGQSLLDVLHIHDRLDDISEIQDTGSIIIDFSEGDQQLLLKASFSMVQYENEEMNGFITVLSDVTEQEKLERERREFVANVSHELRTPLTTMRSYLEALTDGAWEDKEIAPRFLDVTQNETERMIRLVNDLLQLSKMDNKDYRLNKEQVYFNKFFKHIIDRFEFNKEDHIQFVRNLPDEDVWVWADKDKMTQVMDNIISNAIKYSPEGGTITFTAEVKPTQQKLYIKISDEGMGIPKENTEKIFERFYRVDKARSRKLGGTGLGLAISREMIEAHEGNIWAESKEGEGTTILFTLPLMNDQRRDDE; encoded by the coding sequence ATGAAGAAGGTTGGATTCTTTCAGTCCATACGTTTAAAACTTATTATTACGATAATCTTATTGCTCCTGTTTCCCATTCAGATCATAGGAGCTTATTTTTCTCAGCAGCTTGAAGAACAGTTGTTTAGTAATTTCAAAGAATCGATTGTGAAAAACACTCAGTATTTAAACTATCAACTGGAGCAGGCTTTTGCTAAGGAACGAAAAGAAGACGGTCCTACGCTACAAGAGGATATTCAATCGATTTTATCAGAGTTAAATTTTCCTGAGGAAATTACAGAGCTACAAGTCATCAATAATAAAAGTCGTGTAATCGGGACGAATAATCCTCTAGACCAGAGTATAGTAGGAAAACGATCAACACAGGCACGTGTGAATCGAACGTTGTTGATCGGTCGTGCAGACGAAAATGTTGTGTTTAACAAAGACACAGGCGACCGTACGCTTGTAATGACGTTTCCAATCTTCCAACAAAACAATCTAGAGCAAAAAGAAAACATAGTCGGAGTCATCTATCTAGAAGCTACTCTTGAGGGAGTGTATGAACAGCTTCAAGATATCAACCAAATTTTTGCGAATGGAACGTTCCTGGGAATATCCATTTCAGCTTTATTAGGTATCGTGATAGCGAGAACAATCACAAAGCCAATTACTGAAATGAGAAAGCAAGCTAAAATAATGGGGACTGGTGACTTCTCTCAAAAAGTTAATGTCTATGGCAGAGACGAGATTGGTCAATTAGCCATGTCTTTTAACGAACTGAATGACAAATTAAAGCTTTCTCAAGCCACAACAGAAGGGGAGCGGCGTAAGTTAAGCTCCGTTCTCGCCAACATGACAGAAGGTGTTATCGCTACTGATCATCGTGGGACAATTATTCTTATGAATGAGCCGGCATCTCGCCTAATAGGAAAGAGCTTTGAAAAAGTACAAGGTCAATCCTTATTAGATGTGCTACACATCCATGATCGCTTAGACGATATCTCTGAAATTCAGGATACAGGGTCTATCATTATTGACTTTAGTGAAGGCGATCAACAATTGCTGTTAAAAGCTAGCTTTTCGATGGTTCAATATGAAAACGAAGAAATGAATGGTTTTATTACTGTATTAAGTGACGTAACAGAACAAGAAAAACTGGAACGTGAACGACGCGAATTTGTTGCTAACGTTTCTCACGAATTAAGAACACCTTTAACTACCATGAGAAGTTATTTAGAAGCACTCACAGATGGCGCGTGGGAAGATAAAGAGATTGCCCCACGTTTCTTAGATGTAACGCAGAACGAAACAGAAAGAATGATTCGTTTAGTGAATGATTTATTACAGTTATCTAAAATGGATAACAAGGATTACCGCCTGAATAAGGAACAAGTTTATTTTAATAAGTTTTTTAAACATATTATTGATCGATTTGAATTCAATAAAGAAGACCATATTCAGTTTGTAAGAAACTTGCCAGATGAAGATGTTTGGGTATGGGCAGATAAAGATAAGATGACACAAGTAATGGATAATATCATCTCAAATGCCATTAAATATTCGCCAGAGGGTGGCACCATTACGTTTACGGCCGAGGTAAAACCCACTCAGCAAAAGCTTTATATCAAGATCTCGGATGAAGGTATGGGGATTCCGAAAGAAAACACCGAAAAAATCTTTGAGCGCTTCTATCGGGTAGATAAGGCTCGTTCCAGAAAATTAGGAGGGACAGGCTTAGGATTAGCGATTTCCAGGGAAATGATTGAAGCACATGAAGGGAATATTTGGGCAGAAAGTAAAGAAGGAGAAGGCACGACCATTCTGTTCACATTACCGCTCATGAATGACCAGCGGAGGGATGACGAATGA
- a CDS encoding two-component system regulatory protein YycI, with protein sequence MQWGQIKTLFIICFLILDIFLAQQFMQKQKQSEYGLLDDSTIEEQLEAEDITLGDLPKENVKQAYISAKRHTFSLQEQEEQKEKLENQEYEVFNGDILISTFKEPIPIDLEAPEQDLASKVKNQVLYGDRYTFWSWNEKSRTLLFFQNYKEKPIYFNENAIIIAFLNEDNELISYAQTMLDNIHSTGEAQELIKPIHAVETLYTQNQLYSGDRVNAMNLGYHTLVPLANGVQVFSPTWKINVNEKRNHFVNGVEGQLISTDESQFVNETINKISEQIESISWSGE encoded by the coding sequence ATGCAATGGGGACAGATTAAAACGTTGTTTATTATTTGCTTCCTAATCTTAGATATCTTTTTAGCTCAACAGTTCATGCAGAAACAAAAACAATCGGAGTATGGTTTACTAGATGATTCCACTATTGAAGAGCAGCTTGAAGCGGAGGATATTACGCTCGGTGACTTGCCTAAGGAAAATGTAAAGCAAGCTTATATTTCTGCAAAGAGGCATACCTTTTCACTTCAAGAGCAAGAGGAACAAAAGGAAAAATTAGAGAATCAAGAATATGAGGTCTTTAATGGTGATATTCTTATCTCTACTTTCAAAGAACCGATTCCAATTGATTTAGAAGCTCCTGAACAAGACCTTGCAAGTAAAGTGAAAAATCAAGTGTTATATGGGGATCGTTACACGTTTTGGAGTTGGAATGAGAAATCACGTACGTTGTTATTTTTCCAAAATTATAAAGAGAAGCCGATTTATTTTAATGAGAATGCCATTATTATCGCGTTCCTAAACGAAGACAATGAATTGATTAGTTACGCTCAAACCATGCTGGACAACATTCATTCGACAGGTGAAGCACAGGAATTAATTAAACCAATTCATGCAGTGGAAACACTATATACACAAAATCAGCTATATAGTGGTGATCGGGTTAACGCTATGAATCTTGGTTATCATACGCTCGTGCCACTTGCCAATGGAGTTCAGGTATTTTCTCCGACATGGAAAATCAACGTAAATGAAAAACGTAATCACTTTGTAAATGGTGTGGAAGGTCAATTGATTTCCACCGATGAAAGTCAATTTGTAAATGAAACGATTAATAAGATATCTGAGCAGATAGAATCAATAAGTTGGAGTGGAGAGTGA